One Nostoc sp. CENA543 genomic window, TTGAAACTGTACCTCACAAAAATACACAGTCCCAAGAGTTGCATTTTCTGGCGGTAAAAATACACCGTCGATTTCAAACTTGGGTTCTTTGACAGCTACTGAGTCAAATTTATATTTATCCGCATTTTCTGGTGGATTTGTCAATAATTCAAATAATAAACTAGGCGATTGTTGGAATATTTTGTAAAAAATCGAATCTCGACGCATGATGCCAATTCAAAATTCAAAATACCCTGACGGGAAGGCTTGCGCCTACAAAATTCAAAATTAAGACAATAAGATTTGCTATAGCTTTTACAGTTTGTAAATGTATGAGGTTTTATAGCCTTTCTTACCCTAATGAAGTACAAACGACAATAATTAAACGCAGATAAACACAGATAAACGCAGATAAGTTTGTACCTCAGCAGACTAGGAAACGCTATATGTGAATTGGTATGAAAAAATGAGAGTGGAATATTTTGTAAAGGTGATGCGTAGGCCTAGCCTACGCATAAACTTACTTACCGCCGTAGAAAAAGGCGATTTCTTTTTCTTTTAAGGGGGCGAAACCTGCGTCTGTAAGTAATTGATCTAGTTCTGCTTGGGGAATGTGTTTTGCGCCAATGCGGACAATGCGCGATCGCATAGTATTAGATACACCACTACGTTGTCTATTGGCTTCTAGTGCCATAACTTTGGTGTAAAGTTCTAGCTTGGCAGTGGGAATGGGTGTACCATCAAAATCGATGCCTTTAGCGATCGCTTCATCGATAGCATCAGCACCTTTGGTAGTAGCGTTAACTCCTGTAGTGTCAGCAGTCATGGTAATTTTTCCTGAAATTTATAGGTATATATTACCAGTGATGCTGACTTAGGGATTGGGGAGAGTTAATAGTCAATAGTCAACAGTCAACAGTCAACAGTAATTGCTTTTGACTATGAACTATTGACTATGAACTAATGACTATTGACTATACATCAACCCGTATTTCTCATTCCCGCCGCAATACCGTTGATGGTTAAGAGTGCGCCTCTGAGTAATTCGCCTTTGCTGTAACGTGAATGAATTACACCAGGGGTAGCAATATTTTTCGACTGGCGCAGGCGTTTGAGGAGAGAAACTTGGATAAATCCCAGGGGGACGATTGTACCGTTACGTAATTGTACGGAACGTTGCAGTACAGGATCACCGTCTAATAATCGACCATGTTCGGTGATTTTCAAGACTAAATCTCTAGTGAGATAAAATTCACTGGCGATTTGCTCAAATACTATCTCAAATCTGGCTTTATCTTCTGGGTTAGCTAACTCCTGGACGTAGTGACGCGCCATTTGCATATCTACTTTTGCCAAAGTCATTTCGGCTTTGGAAATGACCATTTTGAAGAATGGCCATTTCACGTAAAAGTAGCGGAGGAGTTTGAGGTGTTCTTCTGGTTCTTCACTCAAAAACTCTTGTAAAGCTGTCCCGACACCATACCAAGAAGGTAGCAAAAAGCGCGTTTGTGTCCAGCTAAATACCCAGGGGATAGCGCGGAGACTGCTTAAGTCTTTTTTCCCGGAGGGACGACGGGCGGGACGGGAACTGATTTGGAGTTGGCTGATTTCTTCGATGGGGGTGACTTGGTGGAAGA contains:
- a CDS encoding DUF4090 family protein, whose amino-acid sequence is MTADTTGVNATTKGADAIDEAIAKGIDFDGTPIPTAKLELYTKVMALEANRQRSGVSNTMRSRIVRIGAKHIPQAELDQLLTDAGFAPLKEKEIAFFYGGK